A genomic region of Helicoverpa zea isolate HzStark_Cry1AcR chromosome 8, ilHelZeax1.1, whole genome shotgun sequence contains the following coding sequences:
- the LOC124632624 gene encoding muscle LIM protein 1 isoform X3, which yields MPFKPADNPKCPKCGKSVYAAEERVAGGLKWHKMCFKCGLCQKLLDSTNCSEHEGELYCKVCHARKFGPKGYGFGGGAGCLSMDTGDHLKAENAN from the exons ATGCCTTTCAAACCAGCAGATAACCCTAAGTGCCCTAAGTGTGGCAAATCAGTATACGCAGCTGAGGAGAGAGTCGCCGGAGGACTCAAATGGCACAAAATGTGCTTCAAGTGCG GCCTGTGCCAGAAGTTGCTGGACTCCACCAACTGCTCAGAACACGAAGGTGAACTGTACTGCAAAGTGTGCCATGCACGTAAATTCGGACCAAAAGGCTACGGCTTCGGCGGTGGTGCTGGCTGCCTGTCCATGGACACTGGTGACCACCTGAAGGCTGAGAATGC GAATTGA